The nucleotide sequence agatcatgccaccacactcgagccagggcaacacagcgagactccatctcaaaaaaaaaaaaaggcttcaagTGGGCATGATTTCTTATACTCTTCCTTCTATGACAAATGCATTATCTATGGAGACAAGGCTGGTTTTAAACTTACTATCCAAGATTTACAAAGGGGTAAAAATGAGTCTTCATCAGAAAGTATATTTCTCTCCTTACTGAAATGCTGCAGTGCCTGTTGAGGATCCTGGTCCACCCTCCTTTCTGGGCTGGGTCAGCATTACCAAAGATGGCAACATACTCTGGTCTGGGCCTTCCATGAAGAGTCTGATAAATCTCCTGCTGCAAGTGGCTGCAGTCTGCCTTCTTCAACCTATAATTAAACACCATGGAGGCTGCAGTCCAATGCTAACATAATAATATACCTATATTAGTACGGTATGTTAAACCAAACattggaaataatataaaatagaccAGAGGGTATAATCCTTAGTAGGTATTAACGATTGCCAGAAAACTCTTAGCAATATCAACACTATTTAGACTAAAAGACTATTCCTGACTAGCATTTTCTGAAttgtcattaaaaatataaaagttaccaTATCAACATATTCCCTACATATTCCCGAAATTGCAGGAAATGATGCGGAAGCAAAGAACTACCTGAGCTTGCATCCAGATATTGCATTCACTCCAAACTGCACTTCATGTCTTTTAACAGAGCAACTTCCATTACCCTGGCTCTGTAAGAGGGTCATCCAAGGTGGAAAAGTGATGATCAAGGACatcataacagaaaaaaaaaggaggcagcaTTGCAAAATTTATGTTCTCATTCTCctttaatgctatttattttgtattactaTCATAATGTTCGAGTCacaaatttgtgatttttttcctcagaaaacCACAGAGAGACAACTAGATTCCAAAAATGATTAACCATATATTAGTATATAAGTACCTCATTATAATGAACAAAAAATTCCTCACCTTTGGCTAGTCTAACATAAGTTTGAAAGCCTTTGCAGCTTTTCTCATTAGGCTGCAACAGGCCACCCAGCTCTAAAAAGGATACTGAGTAACTTATATCATCAGTCAGAGCCAAGAGTGGCTTCCCAACTATATAGCCAGGATTCCCACTTCTAGGACTGGTGAGAGAAGCAGCTGTGCTCTGTTGAAAAGCctgcagaaagagggaagagaagtcAATTATGGAGATAAGCATACTTTCCCACCTCCCACTGCTTGGCTTCACCGTACCCTTCCTTAAGGCAAGGAAATGCAATAAGTGAGCTACACTGAACAATCTGGCTTCTTTCCACAGTGTAGCATTttgcttctttcacttttttaaatttactaaaataaatcCTTCATGATCTGAATATTGAAATTCATAATACGCTACTTTTACCAAGGATTACAACCAATAATCTACTAAGGATCCCTTAAAAATTACTAGCAATTTAGCAATAATAACACAGCCTggttaaaatctgaaaaatttaaatgtaattaaaaatatatatattttaattaactatAGATGTTCCAGAGATGAGCTCTGAGAGACACAGCAGTTGGTTGATCACCTGAGGGTAGAGTTGAGAAAATCTATGCTGGGttcaaaaagaggaaagaagtagCAGAAAGCCAAATGGCAGTGATTAAGAGTGAACACTCAGATTAAGTGGGAAATGAGTAAAATGCTGACTGCCCAGAAATATGAGAACAGCTAGTTAAAGAATTTTTGTAGGTGTTGGCTGAATTTATAATTCAAAATGACTATAAAAAAAGTTTTGATTTTAGATTGAAGTCCTGCTTTGTTGGGGGCCAGATagagaattggagaaaattttaatGAGTAAACACTTGTAGAATAACCACAACTTGTAGTAAAATTATGGAATATTAAATGTTGAGGCCTCAATTGACAGACTGAACTAGGCCTTCATATTCTTATTCTATTTCACATGTATTACAGAAGCAAAGAAATTATTTCTAACCCAATATTTCTTCCCCTCTAAATCCCCTATGAGAGAAGGGCCCTAACCCTGAAGCGAAGGATGAAGTGTTGCTGTAAGGAAGCGCCTGGCTCAACAGTCAGGTTGGTTTGTCCCAAACTGACAGAAACCTTCTGGATTCCAAAAGTCCCATTGGTCTCTATCTCATAGGTGACCTGAAATGCAAAAAGAATCAATTAATAAAAAGTAGTTATTGGGCCGAATATGTTTAGGACAGAAGATTTTCTGTCTTCAAGGGTGTTATTATAACTAAATGAGGCAGACTGAAACAGTAATGTTAAAAATGCCAAACACAAATACTATGAAAGATAAAGATGATTTcatattatatttgtatatgaaAAAGAAACTGGATAGAGCTCTTTAAAAGGGTTCACGGGTAGGTGAGTTTTTGGTAGGAattgaaagggaagaaaaataagttgATTACGGACAGAGGAGGGCAAGTAGAAACAGGCAGAGGTGAGCATGGAACAGAAATCTGGTTTACTTGGCTCTCACAATGTTTGAGAATTAATAAAGATCATTGCTGGGGATACAAGTTGCAGGCAATTGAAAGTAACCTTAAATTTCTGAGCATAGTCTTTAAGAAGATGCTTTAAGATAATTCTTACTTTTTAAGGTTAGATTGTTTAGAGAACAGAGGAATAGAAGTTGATTATTCTACTTCAGAGTTTCAGATGATACTGTGTCAAGAGAATAAAATGTGGTCAGTCAGTATGAATCAGTAACAGACTGCAAGTGGGCAACGGAAGAGGtgtcagaaataattttaatgtccTGGACCTGAAATACtggaggatggtggtgatggaaATAACTGAAATGTGGTAGGGAGGATAATGGGCTCAATTATTGACAAGTTTAATTTCAAACTTGCTGGGAATTGTTGAAATTCACAATATGCTACTTTTACCAAGGATTGCAACCAGGAATCTACCAATACAACAAGTTTGCATTCCCAACATTGTTAGAGAATGCAAACAAAATTCAGTTGGGTCAGTCTGATACTTAATGGAAGATGAGGCACCTCTGGCACTGTTGATCAACACACATCAGTCCAGAATCTGAGGTCAGTATCCCTACCTGAGAAACTACATTCTGACAAGTGTTTCCAGCCAACAGAGGAGCATTAGCCTGTGAGGTAAGTATTACAGGAACCTGGAACTAGCAACGAAAAGAAGCAAATTAACTAAAACTGAAGGCGGTATTTTGTCTTGTATCTATTAATAGATATCATGCTAAGATGAGTATTTTTTCTTCCCCTTgaccaccctctctctctcttcttccactGCCAGCCAACAACTTAAATTCAAGTCTTTCTAAACGAGCACTTCTCAAAACTTATTTCTCAGAACACTAGTtctattaaatataaaacaaggGTTCCATAGTCAAATAATTGTTAGAAATACTATATTCAGTATTCCCCTTAGAGATTAATAAGGCCCTCTAGCAAATTAAAGACTCCAGGAGGGgtgagatggctcacgcctataatcccaatactttgggaagccaagtcaggagaattgcttgaggtcaggagttcaagaccagcctggacaacacagcaagatccccatctctacaaaatattaaaaaattagctgggcatggtggcacacgtctatagtcccagctgcttgggaggctgaggtagaaggattagttgagcccaggaggtttaggctgcagtgaactgtgaccgtgccactgcacttcagcctgggtgacagagcaagaccctgtctctcaaaaaaattaagaagcccACCCtaaatatagtttatttaaccCAATGTTTACAAACTTATCTAACACCTTATGGATCCTGGTTTCATACGAGGCTATTAACTGTATAGGACGTACTTGCAAAGGCACCGTTTTAGATCCCTACTTAATTGTTTGCTACATCACGCTTACATTTATCTTTCAACAGTACAACTTAGACTAAAATTGCCTCAGATGCAGAGGAgccaaatattctttttcttttttcctggtaCAACAGCATCATACCTCCATATTCTGTGGATCAGTCATGCCTCTTGGAACCTAGGAGAACAGCAGGGACATGAATGTGCATATACCTTACCAAAAATCACCAGGAGCTTGTGGTTTCATATTACTACCAATAGGCTTTGGTTTGGCGGGCAGGGGAGTCAATATATTAGAATGATTCACTTCCTCTATTCCACCTGACTCTTCTTTACACTAAAATGCCAGGAAGTGGAGCCAGGCAGGAGGGTGACAGACTGTGATGCCTATTTACTCTGACAGGGCTCTACTGAATAGCAAAAGCAAGAAGTTTGGTGAGATGGGTGTTTTCCCCCTTCCACCCTCGCAAGCCAATCCCATTAGTGAGAAGGGTGATGATCTCTTATCCTGCATATATATCCCCAATTATTTCATTTGTCTTCAGATGTGGTTTCCAGGCCCTCTGTCTTTTACGTGGCTCCTGGGGATTCTGACTTTTATTCAATGCTCTTTCCATAACCCACAACAGTGAGAAGCATGTTCACTTCAACTTCATAGTAGTGACAGTGTAGGGAGAGAAAGGACACCTACCTTTAAGACTATGAAGTTATAGTAAGAGGCAGCATTGAGGGCTGAATCCAAGGTACAGCTACTAGCCAGGTTCTTGAAAAAACGAGTGCAAGTTGTACTTTTACTCTCTAGGAAACCTTAAACACAAATAATTAAGAGAGTGGTAAATGAGAAAGCCTGTTTTAAATTGAATGAAAAGGTTGGTACTTTTGCTCTGGATTCACCTGCAGGATTGCTTTCAGCACAGAGTCCCCCAGCTCCAACTCCTGCAGGTTGTCTCAGCAAGCTTATTACAGACCACTTGGGGAAGTAAGTAAGAATGGGGTCCCCAgcctgaataaaatataaaagaaactttGTTCACAGTGAGACTGGACTAAActacaacagaaaagaaagagtagAAACAAGGTTAACTCAAGGGCATGATTACGTGGACAGTACTGCCCTCCAAAGAGCTGACAATGGTTTAGCTAGCTGCAGGGTAGTGCTGCAAAGTTACCTTGTCAGCTGTCTGCTATGAGagtaaaaaccaaaccaaacaatcCCATCCCCTTCCCCAGGCTCACCCTGTAAAAAGATGGTGGTGATTGAGTTTGGAATGTTGAAGTGAATGATTCGCCTCCAAACTCTGCAGCCAGGGCCTGGAAGTTGGTTGCATTGACCTTTTGAAGCTTCTGGAAATAGTTTAAGTTtgctaaaatgttttttaaaagaaaaagcgtttagataaaagaaaaacatgccaagtaactaattttaaaaaatatttttattgaagcaTAATATACAGGGTGCAAATCTTAAGTGTAAACTCAaagaatttttacaaatttatataCTTGTATTACCACTACCCAGATCAAGTTACAGAATATTTCCCCAGAAGGCTCCCAATCAATACTCCATCTCCAGAAATAACAATTCTGATTTCCATCACTTCTTAATTTATTCACAATCTACTAACtgaattattgttttaatatgaAGATCTGAGATAAGAATATGGTCATGAATGCCAGTCAGTTTCAAGTCATTGATGGTCAAGAATGTGTATGATCAGCAATTTGTAATGAAAATAGGAaggtcagccaggcgtggtggctcaggcctataatcccagcactttggaaggccgaggcaggtggatcacctgaggtcaggagttcgagaccagcctggccaacatactgaaaccccatctctactaaaaatacaaaaaattagccggacatggtggcaggcgcctgtaatcccagctactcgggaggctaaggcagaagaatcgcttgaacctgggaggcagaggttgcagtgagccgaggtcgcaccactgcactccagcctgggcaagaagagcgaaactctgtcaaaaaaaataaaaaagaaaaaaaaagaaaataggaagctCGATAATGCTCATGTCTGCCCCATACCAGATGAGTCTCTAACAGAATCGCACTATTTCCATAGGAACATGGGACAATTAGAGACAATTATGACAATTATTTGATCTGTCCTTTCCAAATCTTCCTGTTTCCTCTACACTTCAACTGACAAGTCCTAACAACAACTGACGAGTCCTAACAATGTTGCCATCTCTCAAGTTTAGAGATTTGTTGCATTTTATTCCTTAAGCCTTATAATTCCTCCATTCAAGATTTTAGATACTTCAAAAGGGTAttttctggaagaattctctAATTTCTATGATAGCAATGTATAAATCTACCGAAACTCCTGCAGTCATCTCTTTATGGCACTTCAGAACCAGTAGAGAGATGTAGGAAAAGGGCTGTGATGCTGTCCCCTGCCCAGAGGATGGCAGGTGATTGACAACACTCTGTCTGCTTTACTACTCCAAGTCTGCTAAATTGAAAAAAGAACATAGGGAAACATGCCCCTTGCCAGTTTCATTCTTCATATAAGTAATGGTTATTTGTACAGAGTAAAAGAGGTTACAATACCTGCATCATTGAAAGCAAATGAGGATTCCACGTTAAATGAACCTGACCTTTACCCTCTATGATAATGGATAACATCTTAATTACCTGACTTTTCAGCTTGCTGAAAAGTCAGCATGAATGGGGCTCTCAATTCTGGGGCCTTTCAGACTACTCACTCTCCACACATCTCCTAGATCCTTCTTATTCAAAGTGGGGTACACACATTAGTAGctccagcatcacctgggagcttctcAGAAATGTAGACTCTCAGGCCACTCCGCAGACCTCAGTCAACATCTTCATGTTAACAAGATCTCCAGGTAATGTGTATGCATATTAGAATTTGAAAAGCATTGCTCTGAAacaggtgatgttgatgctgctgttCTGTGGGCCACTTTCCACCTCTGATCTGAAATCTTCAAACCCTAACGCTTCCAAGAGCTATTTAAACATTTCCTTCGGAACTCATACCCTGAAAACCACATGGAGGAGATATTTACCTCATGTAAAATGCagttatttgtatctttatacatgaaataaaattaaagttaagcTAAGAAAGAAGGTGAACTGAGATGGCAAAATGTCTATCTGGCTATTTTTTCATGGCTTAAATGAATAAGAGAAAGTTTACATTTTGTCTCTCACTTCAGTGCAAAGATATTGGCGGTAGTGATGGTAAATATAGGCTAAGTAGAATTTTTGCCTAAAATTTCTACCATCACAGATGATATATTACACCTAAAAGAGCTTAAAGGTATTTAGATTTCTATTACAATTTCGGATGTCAAAGGAAGCCTACAGACCATCTGACCTAATCCCATGAGGAAATTTGGATCCTCAGAGGTAAAAGGGTAGCAAAAAGCCAGAGGGCCAGCTTGCAGAGCCAAGAGTAGATTGCAGATCTCCTATTCCTGGTGTTTTTTCCCCACTCCATCATGCTGTACAGACTTTGACTAAAAACGTAATTTACTGATGATCATTATCgtagatacatatttttttgaattttattttattttgagataggatctcactctgttgcccaggctgcagtatagTAGCATGATCACTGcatgcctcgaactcctgggctcaagcaatcctacctcagcctcccaagtagctggcactacaggcatgcaccaccacacccagctaattttcctattttttgtaaagactgggtcttgctatgttgccaggattgttctcgaactcctgggctcatgcaatcctcctgccctgacctcccaaagtgctggattacaggtatgagccaccatgcctggctgcaccAACAGATACTAAGCACCATGGGGAAACAAAGATATGGTCCATCCTTTCATGGTGTTGACAATTTACCTGGAAAGACATGATGTTTACATAAATTAATAACAATGTAAGAAATCCTATAGGTTCTAAGATGGTGACTCAAACAATAAATGCTTTAGAACTTCTGAGGATGGGCTTACTTCCAAAAGATGAGCAAGAAAACACTCGTGGAAAATACAGGTATTtcaaaatgcaaagagaaaaaggaactatagagtcagaaagaaaagcaaatacaaaCTTGGGAAAAATACAGGGCATATCTTGAGGACAACGAGTAGATGAGTTCAGCCAAAGCAGAGGGTCAAGTACAGAGTAATGCTAAAAGAGCCAGGAACACTAAGTTGGATCAAATAGGAGATCTGACTGGCTGGCTAAGAAGCTGGATGTTATTTTATGGATAGTGGGAAGTAATGGAGGTTTCTCAGTAAGGAAGCAACATAATGCAATGTTATGGAAAGATTTATCTAGTGAAATGATTCTCCACAACTGTGTATACTGTGTGTAGAtgctatgtgtgtatatgtgaggaAGGTAGGTAAATAATCAGAACCAAAGGgaaatttttgcctttttcataCTAAACATGAATGCACACCCCACCCTCGTTCAGGAAAAAGTTCATTGATGTAATGAACCATAACTAC is from Pan paniscus chromosome 8, NHGRI_mPanPan1-v2.0_pri, whole genome shotgun sequence and encodes:
- the TCTN3 gene encoding tectonic-3 isoform X5: MRLETAEAYVGPGGPECPMRTPQLALLQVFFLVFPDGVRPQPSSSPSGAVPTSLELQRGTDGGTLQSPSEATATRPAVPGLSTVVPTLVTPSAPGNRTVDLFPVLPICVCDLTPGACDINCCCDRDCYLLHPRTVFSFCLPGSVRSSSWVCVDNSVIFRSNSPFPSRVFMDSNGIRQFCVHVNNSNLNYFQKLQKVNATNFQALAAEFGGESFTSTFQTQSPPSFYRAGDPILTYFPKWSVISLLRQPAGVGAGGLCAESNPAGFLESKSTTCTRFFKNLASSCTLDSALNAASYYNFIVLKVPRGMTDPQNMEFQVPVILTSQANAPLLAGNTCQNVVSQVTYEIETNGTFGIQKVSVSLGQTNLTVEPGASLQQHFILRFRAFQQSTAASLTSPRSGNPGYIVGKPLLALTDDISYSMTLLQSQGNGSCSVKRHEVQFGVNAISGCKLRLKKADCSHLQQEIYQTLHGRPRPEYVAIFGNADPAQKGGWTRILNRHCSISAINCTSCCLIPVSLEIQVLWAYVGLLSNPQAHVSGVRFLYQCQSIQCFTLVSQPGVQWRDLGSLQPSPPRFK
- the TCTN3 gene encoding tectonic-3 isoform X1 encodes the protein MRLETAEAYVGPGGPECPMRTPQLALLQVFFLVFPDGVRPQPSSSPSGAVPTSLELQRGTDGGTLQSPSEATATRPAVPGLSTVVPTLVTPSAPGNRTVDLFPVLPICVCDLTPGACDINCCCDRDCYLLHPRTVFSFCLPGSVRSSSWVCVDNSVIFRSNSPFPSRVFMDSNGIRQFCVHVNNSNLNYFQKLQKVNATNFQALAAEFGGESFTSTFQTQSPPSFYRAGDPILTYFPKWSVISLLRQPAGVGAGGLCAESNPAGFLESKSTTCTRFFKNLASSCTLDSALNAASYYNFIVLKVPRGMTDPQNMEFQVPVILTSQANAPLLAGNTCQNVVSQVTYEIETNGTFGIQKVSVSLGQTNLTVEPGASLQQHFILRFRAFQQSTAASLTSPRSGNPGYIVGKPLLALTDDISYSMTLLQSQGNGSCSVKRHEVQFGVNAISGCKLRLKKADCSHLQQEIYQTLHGRPRPEYVAIFGNADPAQKGGWTRILNRHCSISAINCTSCCLIPVSLEIQVLWAYVGLLSNPQAHVSGVRFLYQCQSIQDSQQVTEVSLTTLVNFVDITQKPEPPRGQPKMDWKWPFDFFPFKVAFSRGVFSQKCSVSPILILCLLLLGVLNLETT
- the TCTN3 gene encoding tectonic-3 isoform X2; the encoded protein is MRLETAEAYVGPGGPECPMRTPQLALLQVFFLVFPDGVRPQPSSSPSGAVPTSLELQRGTDGGTLQSPSEATATRPAVPGLSTVVPTLVTPSAPGNRTVDLFPVLPICVCDLTPGACDINCCCDRDCYLLHPRTVFSFCLPGSVRSSSWVCVDNSVIFRSNSPFPSRVFMDSNGIRQFCVHVNNSNLNYFQKLQKVNATNFQALAAEFGGESFTSTFQTQSPPSFYRAGDPILTYFPKWSVISLLRQPAGVGAGGLCAESNPAGFLESKSTTCTRFFKNLASSCTLDSALNAASYYNFIVLKVPRGMTDPQNMEFQVPVILTSQANAPLLAGNTCQNVVSQVTYEIETNGTFGIQKVSVSLGQTNLTVEPGASLQQHFILRFRAFQQSTAASLTSPRSGNPGYIVGKPLLALTDDISYSSQGNGSCSVKRHEVQFGVNAISGCKLRLKKADCSHLQQEIYQTLHGRPRPEYVAIFGNADPAQKGGWTRILNRHCSISAINCTSCCLIPVSLEIQVLWAYVGLLSNPQAHVSGVRFLYQCQSIQDSQQVTEVSLTTLVNFVDITQKPEPPRGQPKMDWKWPFDFFPFKVAFSRGVFSQKCSVSPILILCLLLLGVLNLETT
- the TCTN3 gene encoding tectonic-3 isoform X7, whose product is MRLETAEAYVGPGGPECPMRTPQLALLQVFFLVFPDGVRPQPSSSPSGAVPTSLELQRGTDGGTLQSPSEATATRPAVPGLSTVVPTLVTPSAPGNRTVDLFPVLPICVCDLTPGACDINCCCDRDCYLLHPRTVFSFCLPGSVRSSSWVCVDNSVIFRSNSPFPSRVFMDSNGIRQFCVHVNNSNLNYFQKLQKVNATNFQALAAEFGGESFTSTFQTQSPPSFYRAGDPILTYFPKWSVISLLRQPAGVGAGGLCAESNPAGFLESKSTTCTRFFKNLASSCTLDSALNAASYYNFIVLKVPRGMTDPQNMEFQVPVILTSQANAPLLAGNTCQNVVSQVTYEIETNGTFGIQKVSVSLGQTNLTVEPGASLQQHFILRFRAFQQSTAASLTSPRSGNPGYIVGKPLLALTDDISYSMTLLQSQGNGSCSVKRHEVQFGVNAISGCKLRLKKADCSHLQQEIYQTLHGRPRPEYVAIFGNADPAQKGGWTRILNRHCSISAINCTSCCLIPVSLEIQVLWAYVGLLSNPQAHVSGVRFLYQCQSIQPGVQWRDLGSLQPSPPRFK
- the TCTN3 gene encoding tectonic-3 isoform X6, whose product is MRLETAEAYVGPGGPECPMRTPQLALLQVFFLVFPDGVRPQPSSSPSGAVPTSLELQRGTDGGTLQSPSEATATRPAVPGLSTVVPTLVTPSAPGNRTVDLFPVLPICVCDLTPGACDINCCCDRDCYLLHPRTVFSFCLPGSVRSSSWVCVDNSVIFRSNSPFPSRVFMDSNGIRQFCVHVNNSNLNYFQKLQKVNATNFQALAAEFGGESFTSTFQTQSPPSFYRAGDPILTYFPKWSVISLLRQPAGVGAGGLCAESNPAGFLESKSTTCTRFFKNLASSCTLDSALNAASYYNFIVLKVPRGMTDPQNMEFQVPVILTSQANAPLLAGNTCQNVVSQVTYEIETNGTFGIQKVSVSLGQTNLTVEPGASLQQHFILRFRAFQQSTAASLTSPRSGNPGYIVGKPLLALTDDISYSSQGNGSCSVKRHEVQFGVNAISGCKLRLKKADCSHLQQEIYQTLHGRPRPEYVAIFGNADPAQKGGWTRILNRHCSISAINCTSCCLIPVSLEIQVLWAYVGLLSNPQAHVSGVRFLYQCQSIQCFTLVSQPGVQWRDLGSLQPSPPRFK